One stretch of Cellulomonas wangsupingiae DNA includes these proteins:
- a CDS encoding DUF948 domain-containing protein has translation MSIGDVAGLIAAIAFVALVGFVARPLLRLADVLDETRASVKELTDHAVPVLDETARVVASSATQLDKVDTVTTAAAQVGENVSALTSLVTATVGAPLLKVAAFSYGVRRALAGLRSGGAVR, from the coding sequence GTGTCGATCGGTGACGTCGCGGGACTGATCGCCGCGATCGCGTTCGTCGCGCTCGTCGGCTTCGTCGCGCGTCCGCTCCTGCGGCTCGCCGACGTGCTGGACGAGACGCGCGCCTCGGTCAAGGAGCTCACGGACCACGCGGTGCCGGTGCTCGACGAGACGGCGCGGGTCGTCGCCTCCTCGGCCACGCAGCTCGACAAGGTCGACACCGTGACCACGGCCGCCGCCCAGGTCGGTGAGAACGTGTCGGCCCTCACCTCGCTCGTCACCGCCACGGTGGGCGCGCCGTTGCTGAAGGTCGCGGCGTTCTCCTACGGCGTGCGACGCGCCCTGGCCGGCCTGCGGTCGGGCGGAGCCGTTCGATGA